A part of Candidatus Deferrimicrobium borealis genomic DNA contains:
- the ilvC gene encoding ketol-acid reductoisomerase: MVTMYREQDAKLELLKGKTIAILGYGSQGHAHANNLKESGFNVIVGEVPGGENEKKAKDAGFEVADAASVVKKADVVVMLLPDELQGGIYRASVGPNLRKGAYLMFAHGFNIHFGQIVPRSDVNVFMVAPKGPGHLVRAQYLKGEGVPALIAVHQDPAGITKDVALAYAAGIGAARAGVIETNFREETETDLFGEQAVLCGGATALVMAGYETLVEAGYSPEMAYFECVHELKLIVDLIYEGGISTMRYSISNTAQYGDLTRGPRVVSPETKAEMKRILEEIQSGSFAKEWMLENQANRPVFNALTRRGEEHPIEEVGRRLRALMPWMSKGRLVDKTKN, translated from the coding sequence ATGGTCACAATGTACCGGGAACAGGACGCCAAACTGGAACTGCTCAAAGGAAAGACGATCGCGATCCTTGGATACGGCAGTCAGGGACACGCCCACGCGAACAACCTGAAGGAGAGCGGGTTCAACGTCATCGTCGGGGAGGTCCCCGGCGGCGAGAACGAGAAGAAGGCGAAGGATGCCGGTTTCGAGGTGGCGGACGCCGCCTCGGTGGTGAAGAAGGCCGACGTCGTCGTCATGCTCCTGCCCGACGAGCTCCAGGGGGGGATCTACCGGGCGTCGGTCGGGCCGAACCTTCGCAAGGGGGCGTACCTGATGTTCGCGCACGGCTTCAACATCCATTTCGGGCAGATCGTCCCGCGGTCCGACGTCAACGTCTTCATGGTGGCCCCCAAGGGGCCGGGGCACCTCGTCCGCGCCCAGTACCTGAAGGGGGAAGGGGTACCGGCGCTGATCGCCGTCCACCAGGATCCGGCGGGGATCACCAAGGACGTGGCGCTCGCCTACGCGGCGGGGATCGGCGCCGCGCGGGCCGGGGTCATCGAGACGAACTTCCGGGAGGAGACGGAGACCGACCTGTTCGGGGAGCAGGCCGTCCTTTGCGGCGGTGCCACGGCGTTGGTGATGGCGGGGTACGAAACGCTGGTCGAGGCCGGGTACTCCCCGGAGATGGCGTACTTCGAGTGCGTGCACGAACTCAAGCTGATCGTCGACCTCATCTACGAGGGCGGGATCTCCACCATGCGGTACTCGATCAGCAACACTGCGCAGTACGGCGACCTGACGCGCGGCCCCCGCGTCGTCTCTCCCGAGACGAAGGCGGAGATGAAGCGGATCCTCGAGGAGATCCAGAGCGGTTCCTTCGCGAAGGAGTGGATGCTGGAGAACCAGGCCAACCGTCCGGTCTTCAACGCCCTAACGCGCCGCGGC